In one window of Microbacterium sp. PM5 DNA:
- a CDS encoding vitamin K epoxide reductase family protein has protein sequence MIVAPSAPATTAATPRLHLPGRGLAIWWIVAGALGGIVAFLLYLEYIGQLTGGTPLISCSISPIVTCGPNLLSPGGNLLGFSNAIIGIMLFFGPVYAGVSALAAPGGLRTWFWRVYAIFVAGAFVFVHVLAYRSVFEYGSLCPWCMVIWLVTIPLFWTVLGWTLADGVWGSAVGVRRIGVAVLSWLPLVVVLDYLVIAVAAQVRLDVIGSLI, from the coding sequence ATGATCGTTGCGCCTTCCGCCCCCGCGACCACCGCCGCGACGCCTCGCCTTCACCTTCCGGGGCGCGGTCTTGCGATCTGGTGGATCGTCGCCGGGGCGCTCGGCGGCATCGTCGCGTTTCTGCTGTACCTGGAGTACATCGGCCAGCTGACCGGTGGCACGCCGCTGATCAGCTGCAGCATCAGCCCGATCGTGACGTGCGGGCCGAACCTGCTGTCGCCGGGTGGCAACCTGCTGGGATTCAGCAACGCGATCATCGGCATCATGCTGTTCTTCGGGCCGGTCTACGCCGGTGTCTCGGCCCTCGCCGCGCCCGGAGGGCTGCGTACGTGGTTCTGGCGCGTGTACGCGATCTTCGTCGCCGGTGCGTTCGTGTTCGTGCACGTGCTCGCCTACCGCAGTGTCTTCGAATACGGCTCGCTGTGCCCCTGGTGCATGGTCATCTGGCTCGTGACGATCCCGCTGTTCTGGACGGTGCTGGGGTGGACCCTGGCCGACGGCGTCTGGGGCAGTGCGGTCGGCGTGCGGCGCATCGGCGTCGCCGTGCTGTCGTGGCTTCCCCTCGTCGTCGTGCTGGACTACCTCGTGATCGCGGTGGCGGCCCAGGTGCGACTGGACGTCATCGGCAGTC
- the xerD gene encoding site-specific tyrosine recombinase XerD, protein MRLERAVDAYLRHITIERGLSEHTIAAYRRDLEGYREWLAAAGVEDTSAITPALVAQFAADRAAADPPPAATSLARLQSSVRGLHRFLVREGIETSDASDRLTPPKTPQRLPKALTIDQIGALLDAAGPAPGAATETDVIRLRDRALLELLYATGARVSEVMQLDVDDIAGDADLLRVRGKGQKERIVPVGSYARAAVDAYLARSRPELSRRGHATPRLFLGARGAPLSRQSAWLIIQAAAERAGLRAHVSPHTFRHSFATHLLQGGADVRVVQELLGHASVATTQIYTHVTVDALRDVYLTSHPRAR, encoded by the coding sequence GTGAGGCTCGAGCGTGCGGTCGACGCATACCTGCGTCACATCACGATCGAGCGCGGGCTCTCCGAGCACACGATCGCGGCCTACCGCCGTGACCTCGAAGGCTATCGCGAGTGGCTTGCGGCCGCCGGCGTCGAGGACACGTCGGCGATCACTCCGGCGCTGGTCGCGCAGTTCGCCGCCGATCGCGCCGCTGCTGATCCACCGCCCGCGGCGACGTCTCTGGCGCGGTTGCAGTCGTCCGTGCGCGGCCTGCACCGCTTCCTCGTGCGGGAGGGCATCGAGACGTCGGACGCGAGCGATCGCCTGACCCCGCCGAAGACCCCCCAGCGCCTGCCGAAGGCGTTGACGATCGATCAGATCGGCGCGCTCCTGGATGCCGCGGGCCCCGCACCCGGCGCCGCGACCGAGACCGATGTGATCCGACTTCGCGACCGCGCCCTGCTCGAACTGCTCTACGCCACCGGTGCGCGCGTCTCGGAAGTGATGCAGCTCGACGTCGATGACATCGCCGGCGACGCCGACCTGCTGCGCGTACGCGGAAAGGGACAGAAGGAGCGCATCGTGCCGGTCGGCTCGTACGCTCGGGCCGCCGTCGACGCCTATCTGGCGCGCTCGCGCCCGGAACTTTCACGTCGCGGGCACGCGACCCCGCGATTGTTCCTCGGCGCGCGCGGGGCGCCTCTGTCGCGCCAGAGTGCGTGGCTGATCATTCAGGCGGCGGCCGAGCGGGCGGGCCTGCGCGCGCACGTGTCGCCGCACACCTTCCGGCACTCCTTCGCGACGCACCTCCTGCAGGGCGGGGCCGACGTGCGCGTCGTGCAGGAACTGCTCGGTCACGCATCGGTGGCGACGACGCAGATCTACACGCACGTGACCGTCGACGCCCTGCGCGACGTGTACCTCACGTCGCACCCGCGGGCACGCTGA
- a CDS encoding NUDIX hydrolase — MTDPSGAEPLADEAVDVEVVRSETPFVGRVWNIRRDELAYNGTSIVREYMDHTGAVAVFALDENDRVLLIKQYRHPVRLRDWEIPAGLLDIGGESPLVAAQRELAEEADLVAASWHVLGEFMTSPGGSDETIRIYLARDLRAADETFAREAEEADIEVRWVPLDEVVDAVLARRVQNPSLVVGTLAAHASRARDWATLAPGDAPWPRRSRRIGEDGSGLAR, encoded by the coding sequence GTGACTGACCCGAGCGGTGCGGAGCCGCTGGCCGACGAGGCAGTGGACGTCGAGGTCGTCCGCAGTGAGACGCCGTTCGTCGGTCGGGTATGGAACATCCGTCGCGACGAACTCGCCTACAACGGGACGTCCATCGTCCGCGAGTACATGGATCACACCGGCGCAGTGGCGGTGTTCGCGCTCGACGAGAACGATCGGGTGCTGCTCATCAAGCAGTACCGTCACCCCGTGCGACTGCGCGACTGGGAGATCCCTGCGGGGCTGCTCGACATCGGAGGGGAGTCGCCGCTCGTGGCGGCCCAGCGTGAGCTCGCCGAGGAGGCGGACCTGGTCGCGGCATCCTGGCACGTGCTGGGGGAGTTCATGACCTCGCCCGGCGGCAGCGACGAGACCATCCGCATCTACCTCGCGCGCGACCTGCGTGCGGCGGACGAGACGTTCGCGCGGGAGGCGGAGGAAGCCGACATCGAGGTGCGGTGGGTGCCTCTGGACGAGGTCGTCGACGCCGTGCTCGCGCGCCGCGTGCAGAATCCGTCTCTGGTCGTCGGCACGCTCGCCGCCCACGCGTCGCGTGCGCGCGACTGGGCGACGCTGGCTCCGGGCGACGCCCCCTGGCCGCGGCGGTCGCGGCGCATCGGCGAGGACGGATCCGGCCTCGCGCGATGA
- a CDS encoding CTP synthase, whose translation MTDTHSAGKTAGKTSSDTTKHIFVTGGVVSSLGKGLTAASLGNLLTARGLRVVMQKLDPYLNVDPGTMNPFQHGEVFVTDDGAETDLDIGHYERFLDIELSQAANVTTGQIYSQVIARERRGEYLGDTVQVIPHITDEIKRRMRLQADETPKPDVIITEIGGTVGDIESQPFIESARQIRHELGRKNVFFVHVSLVPFMGASGEQKTKPTQHSVAALRSIGIQPDALVLRSDRPVTESNKRKIALMCDVDEDAVVNAVDVPSIYDIPTMLNEQGLDGYIVDALGLTNKAAEVDWTRWSKVLNAVHNPKHEVTIGLVGKYIDLPDAYLSVTEALKAGGFAQETKVQVQWIASDLCETPEGAEKALGALDGIVVPGGFGIRGIEGKLGALRFAREQGIPTLGICLGLQCMVIEYARNVAGIEGASSSEFDPDTTHPVIATMAEQVDIIDHGDMGGTMRLGLYEAELAEGSLAAEVYGAERASERHRHRYEVNNRYRDQIADAGMRFSGLSPDHGLVEYVELPREVHPYYIATQAHPELRSRPTEANPLFRGLIAAALERHRSSELFEVEGD comes from the coding sequence GTGACGGACACTCATTCAGCAGGTAAGACGGCGGGCAAGACTTCAAGCGACACCACCAAGCACATCTTCGTGACGGGCGGTGTCGTTTCGTCTTTGGGGAAGGGTCTGACCGCCGCGTCTTTGGGTAATCTGCTGACAGCGCGCGGACTGCGCGTGGTGATGCAGAAGCTCGACCCGTACCTGAACGTCGACCCGGGCACGATGAACCCGTTCCAGCACGGCGAGGTGTTCGTCACCGACGACGGGGCGGAGACCGACCTCGACATCGGCCACTACGAGCGCTTCCTCGACATCGAGCTGAGCCAGGCCGCCAACGTGACCACGGGGCAGATCTACTCCCAGGTGATCGCACGCGAGCGCCGCGGCGAGTACCTCGGCGACACGGTGCAGGTCATTCCGCACATCACCGACGAGATCAAGCGCCGCATGCGTCTGCAGGCCGACGAGACGCCCAAGCCGGACGTGATCATCACGGAGATCGGCGGCACCGTCGGCGACATCGAGTCGCAGCCGTTCATCGAGTCGGCGCGCCAGATCCGCCATGAGCTCGGGCGCAAGAACGTCTTCTTCGTGCACGTCTCCCTCGTGCCGTTCATGGGCGCGTCGGGCGAGCAGAAGACCAAGCCCACCCAGCACTCCGTGGCCGCCCTCCGCTCCATCGGCATCCAGCCCGACGCCCTCGTGCTGCGCAGCGACCGTCCCGTCACCGAATCGAACAAGCGCAAGATCGCCTTGATGTGCGACGTCGATGAGGATGCCGTGGTCAACGCGGTGGACGTGCCGTCGATCTACGACATTCCGACCATGCTCAACGAGCAGGGCCTCGACGGCTACATCGTCGACGCGCTGGGCCTTACGAACAAGGCCGCCGAGGTCGATTGGACGCGCTGGAGCAAGGTGCTCAACGCGGTCCACAACCCCAAGCACGAGGTGACGATCGGTCTCGTCGGCAAGTACATCGATCTTCCGGACGCGTACCTGTCGGTCACCGAGGCCCTCAAAGCCGGAGGATTCGCGCAGGAGACGAAGGTCCAGGTGCAGTGGATCGCCTCCGACCTCTGCGAGACGCCCGAGGGTGCCGAGAAGGCGCTCGGCGCGCTCGACGGCATCGTCGTTCCCGGTGGCTTCGGCATCCGCGGTATCGAGGGCAAGCTCGGCGCGCTGCGCTTCGCCCGCGAGCAGGGCATTCCCACGCTCGGCATCTGCCTGGGACTGCAGTGCATGGTCATCGAGTACGCGCGCAACGTCGCCGGTATCGAGGGGGCGTCGTCCAGCGAGTTCGATCCCGACACCACGCACCCGGTGATCGCGACGATGGCCGAGCAGGTCGACATCATCGACCACGGCGACATGGGCGGCACGATGCGGCTCGGGCTCTACGAGGCCGAACTGGCCGAGGGGTCGCTGGCGGCGGAGGTCTACGGCGCCGAGCGCGCCAGCGAGCGTCACCGCCACCGCTACGAGGTCAACAACCGCTACCGCGATCAGATCGCCGACGCCGGCATGCGGTTCTCGGGGCTGTCGCCCGATCATGGGCTCGTCGAGTACGTCGAGCTGCCGCGCGAGGTGCACCCGTACTACATCGCCACGCAGGCCCACCCCGAACTGCGTTCGCGGCCGACCGAGGCGAACCCGCTGTTCCGCGGTCTCATCGCGGCGGCGCTGGAGCGGCACCGCTCGAGTGAGCTCTTCGAGGTGGAGGGTGACTGA
- the recN gene encoding DNA repair protein RecN produces the protein MIEQMTLRDLGVIADATLPMGAGFTAITGETGAGKTMVVTGLGLLLGARADSGVVRAGAAQAAVEGVWLVPESGPVADRVTDAGGEVEPIGGGRAELYLGRTVTAEGRSRASVGGRAAPAGVLADLAEQLVVVHGQSDQLRLRSSAAQRDALDRFGAAEIAPVAEEYRQAYAAQRELAAHIAEITGNEQARAAEAEQLRIALAEIEQVDPQPGEDVELAHRAERLANVEALRQAAAIAHDALSGGGDVPDVGLLIAEARRSLERVVRADTVLAAHAATLDDISYRVADLATELSAYLADLDDAGPHELAAVEERRAAVTSIVRAHGSLEAALELARSGAFRLAELDDDGERIARLQGDERDAAAALDAAAARLTAARRAAAERLAAAVTEELHALALPDARVVVAVEEAVASASGRDEVTILLAPHPGAEPRPVAKSASGGELSRVMLAIEVVIAGTGGVPTFVFDEVDAGIGGAAAIEVGRRLARLAETSQVIVVTHLAQVAAFASNHLSVVKAGDGSVTASSVRALTGADREAEMARLLSGLADSTTALEHARELLSLGHSGLIG, from the coding sequence GTGATCGAGCAGATGACGCTCCGCGACCTCGGTGTCATCGCTGACGCGACCCTCCCGATGGGTGCCGGCTTCACCGCCATCACCGGAGAGACCGGCGCCGGCAAGACGATGGTCGTCACCGGTCTCGGTCTTCTGCTCGGAGCGCGCGCGGACTCGGGCGTCGTCCGCGCGGGCGCGGCCCAGGCCGCCGTCGAGGGCGTCTGGCTGGTTCCCGAGTCGGGCCCGGTGGCCGATCGCGTGACGGATGCCGGGGGAGAGGTCGAGCCGATCGGCGGGGGACGTGCCGAGCTCTATCTGGGTCGCACGGTCACCGCCGAGGGGCGCAGTCGTGCGAGCGTCGGTGGCCGCGCCGCGCCCGCGGGCGTGCTCGCCGATCTCGCTGAGCAGCTCGTGGTCGTCCACGGCCAGTCCGATCAACTGCGGTTGCGTTCGAGTGCGGCCCAGCGTGATGCGCTGGACCGCTTCGGCGCCGCCGAGATCGCGCCCGTCGCGGAGGAGTACCGCCAGGCCTACGCTGCGCAGCGTGAGCTCGCCGCTCACATCGCGGAGATCACCGGCAATGAGCAGGCGCGCGCGGCCGAAGCCGAGCAGCTGCGCATCGCCCTCGCCGAGATCGAGCAGGTCGATCCCCAACCGGGCGAAGACGTCGAGCTCGCGCACCGCGCCGAGAGACTGGCGAACGTCGAGGCGCTGCGTCAGGCGGCAGCCATTGCGCACGACGCACTGTCGGGCGGCGGTGACGTGCCCGACGTGGGCCTGCTCATCGCCGAGGCGCGTCGTTCTCTGGAACGGGTGGTGCGCGCCGACACCGTGCTGGCCGCCCACGCCGCGACACTCGACGACATCTCATATCGGGTCGCCGATCTCGCCACCGAGCTGAGCGCGTACCTCGCCGATCTGGACGATGCCGGCCCCCACGAACTCGCCGCGGTCGAAGAGCGCCGCGCCGCCGTGACGAGCATCGTGCGAGCCCACGGCAGCCTGGAGGCCGCACTCGAACTGGCCCGCTCGGGCGCGTTCCGACTGGCCGAGCTCGATGACGACGGCGAGCGGATCGCGCGTCTGCAGGGCGACGAGCGCGACGCTGCGGCCGCGCTGGACGCGGCCGCAGCGCGGCTCACCGCCGCCCGGCGTGCGGCGGCGGAGCGTCTGGCTGCCGCCGTGACCGAGGAGCTGCACGCCCTGGCGCTGCCCGACGCGCGGGTGGTCGTCGCCGTCGAGGAGGCAGTCGCCTCGGCATCCGGTCGGGACGAGGTCACGATCCTGCTGGCGCCGCATCCCGGCGCCGAGCCCCGCCCGGTCGCCAAGAGCGCGTCCGGCGGTGAGCTCAGCCGCGTCATGCTCGCGATCGAGGTCGTCATCGCGGGCACCGGCGGGGTGCCCACGTTCGTGTTCGACGAGGTGGATGCCGGCATCGGCGGTGCCGCGGCGATCGAGGTGGGGCGCCGCCTCGCCCGCCTCGCCGAGACGAGCCAGGTCATCGTGGTCACGCACCTCGCCCAGGTCGCCGCTTTCGCCTCGAACCATCTCAGCGTCGTCAAGGCCGGCGACGGCTCGGTCACCGCCTCGAGCGTGCGCGCGCTCACCGGCGCCGACCGCGAGGCCGAGATGGCGCGACTGCTGTCGGGGTTGGCCGATTCGACGACCGCGCTCGAGCACGCCCGGGAGCTTCTGAGCCTCGGCCACTCCGGACTGATAGGATGA
- a CDS encoding NAD kinase → MTDSTVPRSILVVAHARRDDTVAAARRVIAALIAAEARPVLAVDDPELVDALSDLGPLAALGTDVPVADIELAVVLGGDGTILRAAELVRDGAAPILGINMGHVGFLAEIDPDDIDDAMRRIIACDYQVEERMTLSVRVKDGGGDVIYETWALNEATVEKAARERMMEVVMEIDRRPLSSFGCDGVVIATPTGSTAYNFSAGGPVIWPTVEAIAVVPLSAHALFARPLVVGPEATVAIEVLARTDGTGIMWCDGRRSHDLPPGARVVVGKSARPVRLARLHPAPFTDRLVRKFQLPVTGWRGPDETSATRPTSAEGRA, encoded by the coding sequence ATGACAGATTCGACGGTGCCGCGCTCCATCCTCGTCGTGGCGCACGCGCGCCGCGACGACACGGTGGCAGCGGCTCGGCGTGTGATCGCTGCGCTCATCGCCGCCGAGGCGCGTCCCGTTCTCGCCGTCGACGACCCGGAGCTCGTTGACGCACTGTCTGATCTCGGCCCGCTCGCCGCCCTCGGAACGGACGTGCCCGTCGCCGACATCGAGCTGGCGGTGGTGCTGGGCGGCGACGGCACGATTCTGCGCGCCGCCGAACTCGTGCGCGACGGTGCCGCTCCGATCCTCGGTATCAATATGGGACATGTCGGCTTCCTCGCCGAGATCGATCCGGACGACATCGATGACGCGATGCGTCGGATCATCGCCTGCGACTACCAGGTCGAGGAACGGATGACGCTCTCGGTGCGTGTCAAAGACGGTGGCGGCGACGTCATCTACGAGACGTGGGCGCTCAACGAGGCGACGGTCGAGAAGGCGGCGCGCGAGCGGATGATGGAGGTCGTCATGGAGATCGACCGCCGTCCTCTCTCGAGCTTCGGCTGCGACGGTGTCGTCATCGCCACACCGACAGGCTCCACGGCGTACAACTTCTCCGCCGGCGGGCCGGTGATCTGGCCGACCGTCGAAGCGATCGCCGTGGTTCCGCTGTCGGCCCACGCACTGTTCGCACGCCCTCTCGTGGTGGGGCCGGAGGCGACGGTCGCGATCGAGGTGCTGGCGCGCACGGACGGCACCGGGATCATGTGGTGCGACGGGCGACGCTCGCACGACCTGCCGCCCGGCGCCCGCGTCGTCGTGGGCAAGTCCGCGCGCCCCGTACGCCTCGCTCGCCTGCATCCGGCACCCTTCACCGACCGGCTCGTCCGTAAGTTCCAGCTGCCCGTCACCGGGTGGCGGGGTCCCGATGAGACCTCCGCGACGCGACCGACGAGTGCGGAGGGCCGGGCGTGA
- a CDS encoding TlyA family RNA methyltransferase, which yields MTARLDAALASRGLSRSRTQAVRDIEAGLVSVDGVYVVKPSTPVSDDAVLVVDGADHYVSRAAHKLVAALDAFDVEVAGREALDLGASTGGFTQVLRERGARRVVAVDVGHDQLAPVIRADARVTVVEGFNVRYMTAASLSEAAGFAVDPEVIVADLSFISLTLVVPAVAAVATAESDIVLLIKPQFEVGRTGVREGLVTDAAARSDAAAGVLWAAWDAGLATAGFIASPLAGTHGNHEYLVHLRRRDQPPLGHGDGPVASGNPTEWLRTIDEATGAV from the coding sequence GTGACGGCTCGACTGGACGCGGCGCTGGCGTCTCGGGGCCTCTCGCGGTCCCGCACGCAGGCGGTGCGTGACATCGAGGCGGGTCTGGTCAGCGTCGACGGCGTCTATGTCGTCAAGCCGTCGACCCCGGTGTCGGACGATGCGGTTCTCGTCGTCGACGGTGCCGACCACTACGTGAGCCGAGCGGCCCACAAGCTCGTGGCTGCGCTGGATGCTTTCGACGTGGAGGTGGCCGGACGCGAAGCGCTCGACCTCGGCGCCTCCACGGGCGGGTTCACCCAGGTTCTCCGCGAACGCGGTGCGCGCCGGGTGGTGGCCGTGGACGTCGGCCACGATCAGCTGGCGCCCGTGATCCGTGCCGACGCGCGCGTCACCGTCGTCGAGGGGTTCAACGTCCGCTACATGACGGCAGCGTCGCTGTCAGAGGCTGCCGGGTTCGCGGTCGATCCCGAGGTGATCGTCGCTGATCTGTCGTTCATCTCGCTCACTCTCGTGGTGCCGGCTGTCGCAGCCGTCGCGACGGCGGAGAGCGACATCGTTCTGCTGATCAAGCCGCAGTTCGAGGTGGGGCGGACCGGCGTTCGTGAGGGACTGGTCACGGATGCCGCGGCCCGCTCCGACGCTGCCGCCGGCGTGCTGTGGGCCGCGTGGGACGCGGGGCTGGCGACGGCGGGATTCATCGCCTCGCCCCTCGCCGGCACGCATGGCAACCACGAATACCTCGTCCACCTGCGTCGGCGCGATCAGCCTCCACTCGGCCACGGTGACGGTCCGGTCGCCAGCGGCAATCCGACAGAATGGCTGAGGACGATCGACGAAGCGACGGGAGCGGTATGA